TAACTGATTTCTCTGACCCTTTCCCAAAAGAGCACTTGGAATTGtaaactgaggagaaaaatggaACCAAAAATCGAAACAAAAGATTTCCTCTTAGAATGAAGCCAGTGAAAACCTGTCTTTATGTCAAGTTCTGCTTTGTTCTTCAGCAAAGTGTAAAGAATGTGAATTGCTGTGACTCACTACACAAAGTCCACAAACATTTGTCTAAAATCATGCAGCTCTCACCTTGTTACTTTATAGCTGATCTATTTGCCTTCAGTCCATGAGAATCTCTGAGCTATTAATTTGATCCATATTTTTCTGATTGCAAGGGTTACAGGTAAGACCAATGAGCCACAAATGAGTATCATCTGTCTGTCATGTAGTCCAGGCATTTACATGTGGGAGTAAATTATCAAATTTGATATAACAGCTTTTCCCCCTGAATTTGTTGAGTTTTGAAAAGGCATTTATAagtatgatttttatttctctctaaattttcttttattatctcTAGCACTTAAACTATAAACCTGCTACTCCACACCTCAGACCTTTCATAAGCTTGTAACCTTCAGCATGGCTATCCCAGACTAATTGCATGTCTTCTTGTATTTGTTCCTGGCTTATTCTCTCCTTAGCAGTTAGACAAAGGACATTCAAAGGTTTAGAGAGTGTTTGTCAGTGAATAAAGGCAAGGCTGAGCTGGCACAGCAGATGTTACCCACACAGCAGGGAGTCAGTTTGCTGTGCTCTCAACCTCCACTCCCGAGGTTTTGTTCATAATGATTCAAACAAAGTGGATGAGAAGTATCTGCACTCTAGGAACTGAGGGTAGATTTTTATGCCCAGTCATGAAGGGTACAGTGGCTGCTGTAGGGTTGCCTGGTGGCATTGAACTgatgatttcttcactccttcCCTCCTGAAGCAACAGTGTAAAAGCTTCCTATGCCCCGAACCCAACCCTCCTTAGGTATGCTTCCAAGAGGCTGATGTAAATCATCCCTCCTTATTCCCTTAGTTGAGCTCAGGCTGTCAGCCACACTGAGTTTCACAGGAGTTTTGTCAAAACATGACCAGAACAAGATTTAAAGTGCACACACCTACACCCAAATCTTGCTCTTGGCAACCCTCGTGCAAATCTTGTGTAGCTAATAAAATCATGCAGGAATAACTGGGCAGACTTTTGCCAGCACAGAATAACCTCAGGTTCAAATCCAACACTGCTCTGTATCCTCTGCTGCACAGCTGGAGCCCCAGTCAGCTCAGGGAGTAATTACATCTCACCCTCTCAGCTGTGCTCCTTTTACTGATGCTTCTGCTCCTCAGACAGGGCAGCCTGCACAGCACAACCAAACTGACTTGTGGTTTTGTGGAAGAGCACAAATTTTTGTTTGCCAAGTGGGTTAGGGAAgcacatgaaagaaaattaagttaaaaGCTGTGGGGTACCCTAAGGTGTGTCTCTGGACTAGCAGGGTGAAAACTATTGCCATTTTTCTCCCTTACCTTATAGCAAagtgtttttttagttttggaaaggctgaaggcaatttttaaaatttcattttctctgtagTGAAGGAAATAAGCATGTGCCAGATGTGGCAGCTTGTTTTGCAGGAGTGGGCTGTGACAAGGAGGCTGGGTTTTTATCTGTTTCTCTTGACCAAGtcagaaaaattacagcaaaatgaaaataaaggatGGTTATTTTTCACAAGTCTTTCTAATGTCAGTTTTGAGTGGCTGAGAGCTACCAAGTGGCACAGCATTCTGCAGAGAATACAATTTATGTGTATGCAGACAAGACATAGTAAGACCTTAATTTAAACACTGGGTACGGAAGAGGAGTACCCAGAAGAGGGGTCTACACTGCTTCCCATGGAACAGGCAGCCACATTAGAAATCCTTGGGTATTGTATCTGACCTGTAGCCCTGCCATGGATCGGGACCACCGCTCCCTTTGGGAGGTTGTATAACTTTACAAGGTTTCTTGAAGGTTTTAGAGGCAGCTGCAATAACAAATCTAGATCCAAGTCGAAGAGCACTGATGTGAACTGACCTGAAATTCAACTGTGACACCATCTTCATCCCGTGTTTGGACAAGAAGCTTCAGCAGGAAAAGGCATTTGCCTTCCGTACCGGCCCCGCGGGGATCTCCGGTTCCCAGTGGCTGATGCTCACCCTAACCCTTACCTTGTCTCTCCCTCCAGCTTCACATGGTTATGTGGCCAGGTTCACCGAAACCTCCTCTCCAAGTTCACAGGTCAAGTGGTGGAACTGTTTGATGAAGAGTTCCGACACCTCTACGCCCTCTCCAAGCCAGTGAGAGGACCCAAGTCCCCCCCCCGCGCCATCCCCTTCCtcttcagcaggagctgggcctcccctcccagcctcccCGACAGCAACGAGGGCAGCGCTAACACTCTTTCCGATGCCTTCAGCAGCCTCTCAGCTGGCAGCCCCCACCAAACCAAGAGACCCCCGAGAACTCtgatgtgcagcagcagcaacttcGGCCCCCCGTCACCTCTCCACAGAGTTAACTCCTTCCACAGCTGCATCTCCTTCACACCCCCCCCGCTACAGATGGCCACCCCAGCCAACTACTACCCGCCGCACTACATGTCTGATAACTCCCCAGCTCTGTACAGCAACATGAACCTTTACAGACCCATCAGAGTTAGACAAGAGGAACCAAACAGGACAGGGTTGAGCTCACCATGGAGATGCCTCCACAAAGCTAACCTGTTTGCATAATAACCACCTTGTTTTGAATTGCAAGTAAACGTAGTGAGGACATGTTTAGCAATCGTTTGTGTACTGATGAATATAGAAATCCAGTATAATACAAAATGAGGGTGATTTCGAgcctcttgttttgttttgctccttATTTGTTTCCCTAATTGAAAAGCCAAGCCTGCTAACATGTCAACTTTGGGTGCATCACGATCCCAGGAGGAGCACACCTGAACAGTACTGCTCACAGCACAAAACTGGTGCTGCCCATCGCCTGTCCTCAGCAGCAGACTTGTGTGGCAGCAGATTTAGGTGGGCAACTGTTTCATATGTCCTGGCACCTGCAAGGAGGATTAGTCCCAGCTTATGGCTGCCTCTTATGCTCTGGCGTAAGGAGACCTAAGGCTGCTGTTGATGTGCCAAGTGGACACCATGCTGGCAGCAACAGTCTAACTTTGTGCTGTTGTTGCACCTGAACCTGGATCTCGGAGGAGCCCCTTTAGggctgctggagaagcagagttTCCACCACTGCACTGCCTCCCCACTGACTGCTGGGGGTGTGAAGCAAGGACACCTGTCCACAGGGTTTCCTGCTAACCATGACATGAACTGAGGCTGACAATGCAGGGCATGGAGAACGTCTTGCAGCCACCACATGCTCACTTCCACTCATCAGCAACCCAGGTGCATCCCGGTGCACTTTGTTACAAACTTCCAGTGCAGTGCAGCTCAGAGCCATTTTCCTCAGTGCAGTGCAGCTGCCAGGATATCTCCATTTATCTCCATTTCAAAATGGCAAATCAAGCTGAGTAAAGAAGCAAAGTCCTACTGGCAACACATCAGGACTGAGTTCCAATTCAATTAATAGCACATAGACCCTGGAAAGCCTCTCAGTGGTAATCCGATTGAACATAAAGTAAGAGATAACGATGCTTTATTTCTGAGTTCTTCAAGGTTTCTAATTTCCAAAGAGAAACTGCATCTGTAGTGCCCATTGAATATAGAGGGAGTTACAGAGGTTCAGCAGCTTGAACTAAGTAGAAAAGCTTTCTGTCATATGAAAACTATAAAAACCATGAAATTGCCTGtaaatgaaaggcaaaaaacaGTATGAAAACTCATGAAACAAAGATCCTTACTAGATGCCTAACATCTACTGATTTCTCACAacatcatttttttcataatttttttaccTGCTTTGTATCATCTTTCATATGATtccaacagaaaacagaaacctAAACACATTTGCACATTTGGCTCATTTTTCCTGACTTCTCACCTGCTCAAAAGgaatacattttaattatttaggCTGTGGATTATAAAAGTTATGTGCAGCAACAAAATCTCAGGTGGGGAAAGTTTCTTATCCTTGGAGGAGCAATCATTTTGAAAGTATTCTGGTTAAATTTACAGAACATTAGGAAAGGTATAGATGAGACACATCCTGCTCTAGCTTTGGTGTAAACATTTTAATCTGTGGTATCAAATCCTGGAGTCCAGAATAACAATAAACTATTGCATATAACTGTAAATTCTGTACATAgcaactcattttttttaatcctttggggagaagggaaagctgATTTTCATTCTTATGTCAGTTCTACTTAATCACCTAAATATGGCAACCATTTGAATAAAAGACTTTCCTTAAAATCCACTTGAGAATAACATTGTTTCTTCATATTCTCGACTTGTGCAGCTCACTCTCTTCTCTTCTAAAAGCTAAATGAGTTCTATACAGTCAAGAGTCCAGGTGAAGATGaaacatattttgtttcttctgaaaccaacaggaacagaaataaatatgtgtCCTCTCAGTctaattaagatttttcttctgaatttcgTTCAGTTCCCTGACCCCACTATGGCCCAAACAGGGGCAGCACAGAGAGGGTATTGGGCAGAAGTTTGTAGACCACTGCCTCTGAATCCTTCATTTCCTCAGGCCATGACCCATGAAATCCATGGAGGAGACCTTTACATCTCTGGGGGGGAAGGACAGTTTGCTTACACAGCTAATGAAAAGTAGGTAAAGGACAAGCTAATAGCCCAGAGGGAGCACTGAGAGCTAAGAAGAGCTGATTTCAGCCCTGGCTCAGGGATACAACTTGTCCAACTCAGATGACAGCTTGACttgaacacaaaacaaaaggaatttcAGTTTTGACAGAAAACTAGCAGTAGGAGTGTACAACTTCAGCAATGCGCTATGCAAAAATAACCAACAAAGTTTAACAGGCCCCCACAAGCTTGATCATTCAGTGATGAGGGGAATGTGTGGTaagaggcagctgcaggaacTCCCTGTCGGGAAGGTGAGGGCAGGATGTTGACatcctctgtccctctgctgcAAGGGAAGGGCTGGAATTAACACTGCTGCCATAGAGTGCTCCCTCAGCACCTTTGTGGATGACACGAAGCTGAGTGGTGCAGTTGATTCACTTGAGGGAAGGGgtggcatccagagggacctgaacaGGCTGGAAAGGGGGGGCAGATGTCAACACTGAAAAGTTccacaaggccaagtgcaaggtcctgcaccaAGGCCAGGGCAACTCCAGATATCAACAGAGTCTGGaggatgaagggattgagagcagccctgcagagaaggactCTGGGGTATTGGTGGGTAAGAAATCAGACATGAGCAGGCAATATGCACTTCCAGTAGGTCTAGGACAAGTGGCTGCCACCAGCTGACCTCTGGATGCTTCTCCACCAGGACAAGTTTGCCCAGCAGCAGATCCTGCATGGCTCAGGGCCACTCCTCCCTATCACACAGCACCCTGTCACCACTTCCCCCACCACCCATTACCACACCACCGCTCCCGCCCAGGCACAGGGAGAGCCACAGAGCCCTTGAACATCAGTGAGAGCTCCGCACAGCACCACAGGAGCCCTGAGCTCCTGGCAGTGATCAGTCCCTCACAGGCAGCAGAGGGGGGGCTGCCAGGGAGCCCATTCCTGCCCCCCACCTTTCATTAGTGGGTGGAGGTGGGGGTGATGGGAGATGAGGCAGGGGCTGAGCACTGCCTGGCAGGGGAGTTTTATCAgcctttggttttcctttttttgagggGGGAGTGTGTGTGgtgttgctttttaaactgAGAGGCTTACAGACATAGTGTCCCACCACCCCAGCATCCTActcagccccaggcagctgggaaTGCCAGGAGCCAGCAAGTCTGCACCCCTTGGAGCTCCTTCCCCACCTGCACAACACACACATCAGAACCAGCAGTGCTGACCCATGGGACTGGCTGGGAGGCAGCGGGGCAGCTGCCTGATCCCCAGCTTCCCAAGCAAAACCTCCTTGTAGTCGTCCTCCCACCCATCTTGCATCCTGCCTGGGGTTTAGCTGGCTGTGCTTACCCTGgctaaaattttaaattttgtagtTTGATTCTATTGGTTACACTTGATTCAGTTGCCTTTATCACTGTTATTTTTTGATGTCTCTCCTTTGATTTGAACTGCCCTTACCTCACTGTCAATCAGACAAGATATGAAAAAATCACACTGAGATAAAGGCAACTCAAACATGAATTGTAATGATCCTGGGGTGATGGGAGGCCATGCCAATTAAGTCCCTTGATTTgaaaaacaccaccaccccaggaaaaaaaaagacaaaaataaaatgagctgAGACTGACAAAAGTAAAATGAGCATGGCCCCACCTCCAAGCCTGTCAGTGTCCCCCTGGATGGccatccttccctccagcatctcaaacacaccacacagcttgcttgtcagcaaacttgctgagggtgcactcaaaGTCATTGTCCATGTTGCCAGTAAAAAAGTCCCAAAACTGCTCCCAAAACCGTTCCCTTGGGGAACACCACTTCTCACTGACCTCCACTTGGACACTGAACCATTGACCCCAAGTCTTTGTGACCAGCCAGCCAACTctttatccactgagtggtcaATCTGTTAAGTCCATGGCTCTCCAGgaggacacagccaggacagctggCCCTACCTCACCAAACAGATATCCCATACCATGCACCCTCGTGCCCAGCAATAAAAGCTGAGAGGAGGGGGCATTTGTCATTCAGGAAATTTGTCTCCCAGAGCAAACTCTGTCTTCACAGAGGCACCAATTCCCAGGCAGTGCCTGCACATCAcctgctgatgggaagtagagaatggatcttttttttttccctttgcttctgCAAGTggcctttgcttttctttattacttaataaagaaaataaagaaagctcaaggccaggctgcatggggctttgagcaacctgatctagtgcaagatgtccctgctggtggctgggggttggactggatgatcacCTTCAGTGATCACCTTCAGTTCccaccaacccaaaccattctatggttctgtgatggAGAAAACTGAGTGAATGTCACTAGTTCCAGCACTAACATCCTCCCTCACCCCAAAGCCAGCAGGATTTAAACACTCAATAGCAAGAGACACAATTGAATTGTGTTTGTACACAGCAACAGAAGCATCAGAACTAGGGTCTGAGGGTGCTTCCCAAAGCATGTGTAACACCAGCaagtttaaaataacaaaatcaaaCCTCAGGAACCTTTAACCAATTCTCACCTGCAGTTTGCAATACTGAAGTTTGCTGTTTACCTCAGCATGGAGTACTGATGCATGTTctaatacaaataataatattGTAAGAGCCAAAACATGAGGAAATCTATTAGAGGCAGATGTACAATTATGCAGAACACAGAAGTAACAATGAGGCATTCAGATGCAATATGGAAATGCAAAGCCCCTCATGAGATATGATCGGAAGGAGAAAACTGGAGTCAGAAGTGGCATTCCAAAAAAGCAAGGAGCAGGCCAAAAAAGGAGGAATTGAAGTAGCTGGGATGAGAGATGGCCAGGCACAACTTGGACAAAGAAATATCTCATGGCCCCAGTGCAATAAACACTGGTCATTCGGAGCAGTAACTATGGGACATGTTCAGAACAACATTcatgttgttttctttgcagtagCTAGCAAcaacatttttgctttgttaaatttaagaaaatactgCCTCTGCCTAAGAACTGCCACTTGCCCTCCTCTCCTGAAGCCAGAGAGGAGTTAACTGTTGTGTTGCCAGTCTAAAGGGACAACCTCAAGTCAAGCAGTCTGCCTGCACACCAGAAAGTCTCCCTGCCACCTTGGCTAGCCACTGGGTATTTTGGACATCTCAGTCACAAAATGACAACATTTGGCAAGCATTTGATTTTTTGCTAAAGTAGTTCCAAAGCTACTTCTACTAAACTGTGGAGCCAAATCATTTGGCAAGTTCTCATGAAGCTGCCATATAAACTTCTTCTGTTGTCTTACCACTCAACCTACCCGAGAGCCGTGGAAAACAAATTATAGCTTTTGTATGTACTACTCATGGCTGTAAGTTTAAGAATCTGGGAAGTCCCTGTTCCAGTTTTTTGCTGACATATTTGGCATCCAGCTTTCCATGTTTGTTATTTCTTTGGTGTGAGACTGTAATTCTACTGTTGATGCCAACATTGTAATTAATTTGCAGCACGTTATGGACAGTCTCTACTGAAAACTTAGATCACCAGTGAGCTTTGAAagcacccccagcccttcagGCAGGCTTCACTGCTatcccagcacagcacacacagacacagagtcCCACCTAGCAAAGCACACGCTGTGACTAAACCAGACATTCTGCATTATGATGAGTTCATGCGTATCCAGGTGCATTTGCCAAGACATCATCTTTCATAACAAGCTGACCAGGATGGGGTTTAATCGCATTAAGTCACCAAACTATCAAATAGAATTAATTTGACACAGCTGAAGGCAATATTCCATTTTTCTGGAGAGGTTTTAGAGTCAGCTTAGCAGAGGGCTATAACACACCAATCGTTACTGGCAGGTTCCCTAACCTGTATCTTAAAGCCTTAAAACTCACCTTGAAGCAGCAGGCACAAAGTGTATTCACATATAGTGAATTTCCATTCAATTGTGACTTATTTAGttacttcagaaagaaaacacaggaaaacatgaagaaaaagtgaCACCAGATTATGTCTAGGAGATTTTAAGTGACATCCATCAAAGAAAGAGCACTTTTACAAAAAGCTACAAAGAATTCAAGTCTCACTGTTCAGGAGAAGATGGAGCAAGAGCACACCTTGTTTGCCCCAAATGCAAATTATTCCAAGAAAAAGAACCTACAGGACaatctgcctttttctgtgGAAGTCCAAAGCACATAGCATGGATGCTTCAGAAAGTAAAGCAAAGTGGTGTCATCATCAACTGAAAGCCTAACATAAGGAGCTGGATGATGCAGAAACAACACTGCCAGTTTTCACAGCAAAGATCTTCCTTGCAGGGTTTTACAAAGGATGGTCTGACTAAGCACTCCTCAGTACATATAAACACCAGCAAGTCTTTCTTCTCACTCATCTAAGCACACTGAGGACAAAACTACAGCTAGTTCTCTGCCTGCAAAACCACTCAGCTTTCAAGAACAAAAATCTCCTTTTGGTTCTAAGTTAAATATTGaccatttagatttttttcctacagacaTAGAGAATTGTTGACAATTTATTGGTATAAATATATCCAAGATTTCCAACTATCCAGCTCTGAACAGGAAGTCACTATAATGTCAAAtaatcaagaaataaaaaaattaacagaaaaaaaaagaaatgggtaATTTCATGGCTCTAAACGCAACAACATAGAATTTGATACCAAAGAACTTTCAGACTGGATATTATCAAGAAAGACTTTCATCCCACCAGCATCACAGGCTCCAAATAATCATGGGCACCTCAAGCACAATACAGTGGGGTTTATGATAGAAAGCTACCCCTGAAAGACAGAGTGAAAGCTCAATTCTATACTGCAATCCTTATGATcttaaatacaaacaaaatcaGTGAGAAAATTAGGAGGTGTTTGTTTCAGAGCAAAgatttatgttttcttaaaagaCATACAATATGAAttcttaaaaaatgtaatatgaACTTTATTGCACATGTCGTTTCATAATCATTTGGAGATGTGAGAATAAACACAATAAAACATTCAAGATACAGAAGGTGAGAGATACATATCTGAACAGAATTGCCTGTCACAGTGACATAAATCATCTTGGAGATTACTGAACCACTTGATTTCAAACTCTGTGGCTGATGCAGTTACCAATGATGACAGTGCTGAAGGGCCTATGCATTTTACCTCACCCTGAAattcttctttcagtttttctggtACAAGATCCTGGCCCATAACCTGCAAACAGAGtaagaaagatggaaaacaagaaaataactcgtgaaggaaaaaaagcaaatatgacATTAGTAGcagatttttagaagaaaagttCTTGAAACATAAACCACATGCTGGCCAGGAGAAGCTTCCAAGTCACGATCCAGCTCACTGTCTGCTGCATTCCTCAGTGAACAGGCAGAACTCAGAGTCAAAGCTTCCCAGCTGCACAACCCCACCCAGCTTCTGGCTGTGCTTGGACAGGGAGATTtttacagagcagcagcaggaatcgCAACACCATCTCTGCATTCAGTGCCCACCTTGCAACAGCACCAATACTGATCTCTTCCTGGGGTGTGTGGGACCAAGGGAAGCAAGGAGTGAAGTTTCTTTTCCCAACCTTTTGAAAACCTGAGATAGTTTGCATGCTACTGCCCTCTTACGGATTAAATCCCACAAGACTGCTTGCCAGCCCGGGAATGGCCTCACCCTTACTCCCTTAGAGCTTTAATACTGACACCAAAGTTACAGTCTTCCTGGCTTTCTTCTGTTCCTTAAGTCAAAGGTCTGAATCTCTATAAATAGCCCTAAAAATGCTGATTCTATATGAATGAAGTCTTGTAATGTTATTCTCTTCCTTTCTATGTCTTTAAAACTAGAACCCACTAcatgaaacaaagaaatcatGTAAGAGGATGTCTCtggctttttctgaaaatgcttaATAATTTCTATGGAATGCTTAATAGTACTGTGGCCATCAAAGCAATCTCCACTTCCATTTCATACTTGTGATTCACTTTGTGGCATCTGAAACTCCTGAGATAAACTCCCTATCTCAGGAAATGCGCAGTGATGATGCATCTGCAAATACAAGTCCAATGAGAAACTTAACAACCCTGATCATTCCTGAAAGGAGAAAACTCAGCAGAACAGAGATACACCTGCATGACACAAGCCAGCACTACACAGGCATCACTGTCAGTTCCGGATAACTCATTACCACCCCAGCTAATTTACCTTGCTTCCTGGCACACAGTTAATTAGCTCAGGGGAATGTCACACTTGCAGGACTTTGTGCCTGAACTTGCTCACGTACCTCAAGCAGCCCACATATAGCTCAGAACATGCACACAGTGAAACATCCCTTCACCTTGGTCATCAGCAGCAAGGAGTCTTCATTGAAACCAAGCTGTGCCACTTTGTCCTCAATTTCTTTTTGACTTCTCATATTGTTCTCTAATGCAAAGGATGCCTGTTGCAACTGGGTGAGCTGAAGCAAAAgcctgaaatgaaaaaggaaattaaaaaaggcaCAAGTGGCAAAAGAGTAAGTTAGCAAACCTAAAGCCTAATATAGTACTTCAAAAACACCCCTTCTTCTTGACTTTTGCCAGCTGcagaaactgcagagaaattAATACATCTGTATTGATCAGCTATGTGTATGGTATATCCATGCTATGACAGAAGCACTGagaagcacttctgaaaaacaaCATGCCAAGAATGTCTGACTGCTTTGAGCAACTGTTTCTCCCCATGCATTGGTCACAGGATTCAAAAGTGAAGCTTGGATCTGCTGACATTAACTGCAGTACATCAAGTGTCTCACATCCTCATTTATCACAGCCATTTATCTCTGCCCATGGCAATGACAATCTTTGGAACCTGAAAAGTTGAAAACTGGGGGGTTCAGACAAACATCAAATATCCTCCACACACATGCAAACCATTGACTATTTTCAAAAATCTTGCATCACAGCTCAAGGCAGTGCCCCATGTTCATGCAACATCCACATCTCAAAACCCAACAGACCTGAAAATATTAGACAAGCTTTTTAATGCAAAAGCCCTGGGCAGGGGAGATCCTTACCCAGGAGAAGTCTATCTGTAAATGTAAATCACAGTGACACTCTGTGAAACTGGGTAGCCAAGCAAGAAAATCCCacaatttataattttttcaatGCTGAAGCATACACACAGAAACAAGcaacacaaattatttcaatttgAATGTAGTTTTTACATTCAATATCAGTACTAAATCCATTAACTTCTCCCAAGTAGCAATTAAAGTCATCATCTCTTAGTCTGGGAACAGTTAAAATCTACtgtattctttaaaatatttaagtcttGCCCTAAGAGGGCAGTTATACAGTGTTCTCTGTAAACATTTTTGGAAGTTCGTAAAGTGGCTCTAAATATGTTTGGTGACTAATACATCATCAAGAGGCAAGGCAGGGGGGAAATCTAATCTATTTTAACAAAACCAGTTCCTAATTATCCTGTTGAGATTAtgctttgtgatttttcttgAGTGCAAGAGGTTTAGGAAGAGAggtaaaaaatggaaagagcaTTTTAATGCAGCCCTGTCGATCAGCAGTCACAGAGTTCACTTTTCAGCCTCAGCCATTATGCAGATCAGGGCACTATTATAAAATACACTTGCACTCAAGCATGAGGCTTCAAGCAAATAAGACAGGTGGCACTTGCAGAAGGAAGACTGGCTGGCCATCCCTTTGGggcacttctgctgctgcatcttTAATACCAAACCAGGAAGCAGCCATGCTCTAATAGCCTGTTGTATATAATTATTTGAAAAGATTCATATAATAaggtcattaaaaaaacactgtGTTTCTCAACAGTGCATGACTCTTTCCACTCAGATTCAGGTTGTTCACAGCTACCATGCCagtggattttgcttttttagatCTGAAGCAATAGCAGGGTGATTCTAAGTTAGCATTTCCAAtgctgaaacaaacattttaattgaaaatataaacCGGTAATATTAGGGATGGGAAAATTATGCTTTAAATTGTTCTCAGTGGAAGAAGTTAACACtattctaaaaatacatttagttACCTTGCTCTGATAAACGATGCACATGCCTTTGTTCCAGCTTTCTTTGATATGTTCTGCTCCCCAGACTCAGAGGCTGTGCATTTCCCTTCATCCGTCCTTTCCAGTTCTTCTGAAGCACAGAGGAATTCTTTTACAGCTTGGCTGCTCTTGCAAGGCACTGCATTCTCCCTCTTTGTTTCTGAAGCAAAGCCTGAGCAAGGGTCTTCCTTCTCACAGTCTGACTTGTGAGGCTGCAGATTAGCCTCTCTTTCAGCTGACGTTTTGAAACTACTATCACTGACACTAACCTCTTCAGACTGATAAGAGTTTGTTTCTGGAATGACTGCTGGAGAGGAACTCTGTAAAAGGCTCATATAAGCTTCAGCAAGTAACTTCCAGTACCAAGGGTTGAAAGAATGTAAGCAGATCAGTTGCTGCAGAcacataatttttcttcctatgtTTTCTAGACCCTGATAAATGGCAAACTGCAGGTTGAGAACTGTTGTTAAGTGATCTGTGTTTGTAGCACTGTTTCTCTAGAAACGAGAGATAATAGATTAGAAAGAGGAGTAGAACAGAATCATCCATCAGAGCCTAAGAAAACGTGTCCCTGAATAATGAAACACAAGTCTGAAAGCGATTTTTAAATCGTGCAAAactgtgcttttaattttacatgATACAACGTGACTCAGAGCATGCATGACTAAGCTGACAGCACTGGCTCCAGCTGTCTTGTCCCAGTCTGAAAGGCAAGAAGGCCCTGAATGCTGCCACTTGTTCATTTGCATTCAGAGTTCTATACCACTGCCCTTCTTTGCAGTATAAACAccttttatataaaataaaacagcagtaGTAAAATTCTAGCAGACTTCAGAGCCT
This DNA window, taken from Calypte anna isolate BGI_N300 chromosome 2, bCalAnn1_v1.p, whole genome shotgun sequence, encodes the following:
- the C2H8orf76 gene encoding uncharacterized protein C8orf76 homolog, with translation MEPLLGWRFEESLFAPSRERGPGGGAGPTPGAKHCEPCWFCGAAGGGEGAEELTASKFMADWAYRQREFEKALCEYSNCLQLLPPSNVAMRRDVQEGQARCLSRLGRHQEALDIAEKMRNSATNTDHLTTVLNLQFAIYQGLENIGRKIMCLQQLICLHSFNPWYWKLLAEAYMSLLQSSSPAVIPETNSYQSEEVSVSDSSFKTSAEREANLQPHKSDCEKEDPCSGFASETKRENAVPCKSSQAVKEFLCASEELERTDEGKCTASESGEQNISKKAGTKACASFIRARLLLQLTQLQQASFALENNMRSQKEIEDKVAQLGFNEDSLLLMTKVMGQDLVPEKLKEEFQGEVKCIGPSALSSLVTASATEFEIKWFSNLQDDLCHCDRQFCSDMYLSPSVS